Below is a genomic region from Bombus pascuorum chromosome 7, iyBomPasc1.1, whole genome shotgun sequence.
TGGCTAGCCGAATTGGATCCTACGCTTTTTAGCGTGAAGGAAACTGGACGAAGCGGACGAGCAAAAAGACGTACAAGACATTCACATGAAATGGAAGGGCAGATGAAAGAAGcggaagaagaaatgaaagcTAGGGCCCGAGAACAACTTGAAGGTGAACAAGCTTCTATCAGGAAGTAAGTTTCTtgtgtttcaaatttataatacatacagtatgtcataaaagtatttgaattacCGTAGAAAGCTTAATATaagttttttataatatttatctgatattttgtatcgttaatttttatgatattcttttatattgtttacagGAAGGAAATATTGACGCCAGGTATCGGAGAACCGGGTACACCTGtccttttttaatatatgtatcatcACAAGAAGCCTAATTTCTCTGCCGGTACCAGCAACTGCAGCAAGTAgctttgataaatatttattttccatttctattaaatttatcaagcTGATATCCTCATCAGGTTTGTATACTAGCCGAGGAGGACCttccataaaatattctaatgtaGAATCTTTTTTCCATGTTTGCTTAGCTAAATTCTCAAAAAAACTATCCATATTTTCGTAAATGTATCGAATCTGCAGCTTTGTGTATGGTCTCGTCCTTTTTCGAATTGCATGCTGATGattctgttattattattattattatttcgtacATTTGCTAACGTTAATCGAAATATGTTAGAATACtgatttcaaataaatgacatgtaaaatgtatttttcaaatttgtaacATATCTTTTGATAATTCACATATGTTTTATTACCATCCTATACTTTTCCAGCATCACTTTCAAGCAGTACTTTCTTTAATTACCTTTAACTACTATTATGATACCATCATTTCTtacatatttgcaaaaaaCAAATTTGGAAAGTGGATATCATGAAAGGTTGATAGCTGATAGTACTGCACTATACAGACTATACTGTACCGTCTGACCAACGAGTTGAGTCACAAGTAAATAAAACCACGCGATCAAAGACTGGGGGAAATAGGGTTGCATTTATGTATTGACGTATTGTgtgaattttccaaaattttggAGAACTTCGCGAGGTTGCAGCAGGTAAAGCGCTTCAGCACTCTGCTCGCATTTTAACTTCAAACAATTCAAAAAGCTAACTCGACgtttaaatgaagaaatacaCACGGAGAAAAATTAACGTGAACAATAATCTATATTTAAGACTGAATTACAAtagattgaattttttaatctttaacaaaaatttacgctttaatgaaatttacttAGATTCTGTGCTCAGCGTGACGGTTCAAACCATTTTACGATTCAACGATTTTAGCTTCTTGGGTTACAGAGTAATCTATTTATCTACTCGAATTTTACATGACAATCTACGATTTGTTTATTATCCAATAACATAAGTTGCCATTAATCAATCCTGATAAACATTAATTTGATTGGAGTTCATAATATTAGAAAGCGATCGATTTATGCCTTGACAATGTTTCTTCCTATGGTAACGAAAGTAAAtacgaaatttgaa
It encodes:
- the LOC132909401 gene encoding pre-mRNA-splicing factor ATP-dependent RNA helicase PRP16-like, with amino-acid sequence MTGKKEYMQCVTAVDGHWLAELDPTLFSVKETGRSGRAKRRTRHSHEMEGQMKEAEEEMKARAREQLEGEQASIRKKEILTPGIGEPGTPVLF